From Macaca mulatta isolate MMU2019108-1 chromosome 3, T2T-MMU8v2.0, whole genome shotgun sequence, the proteins below share one genomic window:
- the LOC144339931 gene encoding uncharacterized protein LOC144339931, with translation MARREGRAGPGGGGKTLLESFSPHSVEPPRRCAGAAGPPSSRAVPGGPRPLFFRPWGPGTPLALPLLPRGVGSSSGGPAGAFPCRPVTRHPGSARPGPGSPLFPRWAPRSGAAPSCGAAEVLARAGRASGSVHAALSEPGPFLPDFSGVDSPRSWEAAVRPAWSRRRRGAAAPPRFAPVFAKLLRAKILRARWRILGPGHSALPVRITLRLSPSEPD, from the exons ATGGCGCGGCGCGAGGGGCGGGCGGGGCCCGGTGGGGGCGGTAAAACCCTCCTGGAGTCATTCTCTCCGCACTCCGTCGAGCCCCCGCGCCGCTGTGCTGGAGCCGCAGGGCCTCCCTCCAGCCGGGCGGTCCCAGGCGGCCCGCGCCCCCTGTTCTTCCGGCCCTGGGGCCCCGGTACCCCTCTGGCCCTCCCCCTCCTGCCGCGCGGAGTCGGATCCTCTTCAGGTGGCCCGGCCGGGGCCTTCCCCTGCAGACCTGTCACCCGACACCCAGGAAGCGCGCGGCCGGGTCCCGGCTCCCCTTTGTTCCCCCGCTGGGCTCCGCGCTCGGGCGCCGCCCCCTCTTGCGGGGCAGCGGAGGTTTTGGCCCGGGCCGGGCGCGCTTCAGGTTCTGTCCATGCGGCCCTTTCCGAACCTGGGCCCTTTTTGCCTGACTTCTCCGGTGTGGACTCCCCGCGGAGCTGGGAGGCGGCAGTGCGCCCAGCCTGGAGCCGGCGCAG gcGAGGTGCGGCGGCACCTCCCAGGTTTGCACCCGTCTTCGCAAAGCTTCTGAGGGCGAAAATCCTGCGAGCCAGGTGGCGGATTCTCGGGCCGGGTCACTCAGCTCTACCGGTGCGCATCACCCTCCGCCTGTCACCCAGTGAGCCCGACTGA